A single Campylobacter concisus DNA region contains:
- the yidC gene encoding membrane protein insertase YidC — protein sequence MEQMSMQKRLLLAALLSIVFFIVYDFFMPKRVVPEQNQTTMSQAIDQNKAPNINQNTSKSNENLASNEIIATIKGQSYEAKIDKLGRISKFYLTEEKYKTEDGNKIELVSQNPLPLELRFNDSTLNTDAFKVAYSSDASEIDASSEPKTIKLTQNLDGVTVTKNIKFYPNGRYEVEVNLSKNVDYFITPGFRTNIAVDSYTVHGVMLRNADDSLNIIEDGDAKEVKNYANTTIAAASDRYYTTLFYSFEKPFEVAVDKDSNNNPILFVKANDNLKLGAYIGPKEHKILSSMDERLNDVIEYGWFTFIAKPMFAFLNFLHNYIGNWGWAIVVLTLVIRIVLFPLTYKGMLSMNKLKELAPKVKELQTKYKDDKQKMQVHMMELYKKHGANPMGGCLPILLQIPVFFAIYRVLLNAIELKGAPWILWIHDLSVMDPYFVLPILMGLTMFLQQKLTPTTFTDPMQEKVMKFLPLIFTFFFVTFPAGLTLYWFVNNVCSVIQQVFVNKLFEKHKKAAEVKA from the coding sequence ATGGAACAGATGTCTATGCAAAAAAGGTTGCTTCTTGCAGCGCTTTTATCTATTGTTTTTTTTATAGTGTATGATTTTTTTATGCCAAAAAGAGTGGTGCCTGAGCAAAACCAAACTACAATGTCTCAAGCAATAGATCAAAATAAAGCTCCAAATATAAATCAAAATACATCAAAATCAAATGAAAATTTAGCTTCAAATGAGATAATCGCTACTATCAAAGGTCAAAGCTACGAAGCAAAAATAGATAAGCTAGGAAGAATTTCAAAATTCTACTTAACTGAAGAGAAATACAAAACTGAAGATGGTAACAAAATAGAGCTTGTTTCGCAAAATCCATTGCCACTTGAGCTTAGATTTAACGATAGTACGCTAAATACCGATGCTTTTAAGGTTGCATATAGTAGTGACGCTAGTGAGATAGATGCTAGCAGTGAGCCTAAAACTATAAAACTTACTCAAAATTTAGATGGAGTTACAGTTACAAAAAATATCAAATTTTACCCAAATGGCAGATATGAAGTTGAAGTAAATTTAAGTAAAAATGTTGATTATTTCATCACTCCTGGTTTTAGGACAAACATCGCAGTAGATAGCTACACAGTTCATGGCGTTATGCTTAGAAATGCAGATGATAGCCTAAATATTATAGAAGATGGTGACGCCAAAGAGGTTAAAAACTATGCAAATACCACAATAGCAGCCGCCTCTGATAGATACTATACGACGCTATTTTACTCATTTGAAAAGCCATTTGAAGTAGCCGTAGACAAAGATTCTAACAACAATCCTATTCTTTTTGTAAAGGCAAATGATAATTTAAAATTAGGCGCATATATTGGACCAAAAGAGCATAAAATTTTAAGTTCGATGGATGAGAGACTAAACGATGTTATTGAGTATGGTTGGTTTACATTTATAGCAAAACCGATGTTTGCATTTTTAAATTTCTTGCATAACTACATTGGCAACTGGGGCTGGGCTATAGTTGTACTAACACTTGTTATAAGGATAGTTTTATTCCCGCTTACATACAAGGGTATGCTATCTATGAATAAGCTTAAAGAGCTTGCTCCAAAGGTAAAAGAGCTTCAGACAAAATATAAAGATGATAAGCAAAAAATGCAAGTTCATATGATGGAGCTTTATAAAAAGCATGGTGCAAATCCGATGGGTGGCTGCTTACCGATCTTGCTCCAGATTCCGGTATTTTTTGCGATCTACCGCGTCTTACTAAATGCGATCGAGCTAAAAGGTGCTCCTTGGATACTTTGGATACACGATCTTTCAGTAATGGATCCATATTTTGTATTGCCTATTTTGATGGGTCTAACGATGTTTTTACAGCAAAAGCTTACACCAACGACATTTACTGATCCTATGCAAGAAAAGGTGATGAAATTTTTACCTCTTATATTTACATTTTTCTTCGTGACATTCCCAGCTGGTCTTACACTTTACTGGTTTGTAAATAACGTTTGCTCGGTTATTCAGCAAGTATTTGTAAATAAACTTTTTGAAAAACATAAAAAAGCTGCGGAGGTAAAGGCTTAA
- the yidD gene encoding membrane protein insertion efficiency factor YidD has protein sequence MKKIAIKAIAFYQKYISILLPKSCRYYPTCSQYAIWEFQTNSFFSAFFATFMRILRCNQLFKGGINYPIIYKKFNLCFISQKSDTRNVNFWFVPCQNGKFYVVKVLDKLKEKN, from the coding sequence ATGAAAAAAATTGCGATTAAAGCTATCGCTTTTTATCAAAAATATATTTCCATACTTCTACCAAAAAGCTGTCGCTATTACCCGACTTGCTCACAATACGCGATTTGGGAATTTCAAACAAATAGTTTTTTTTCTGCTTTTTTTGCAACATTTATGCGAATTTTAAGATGCAATCAACTTTTTAAAGGCGGTATCAACTACCCAATCATCTACAAAAAATTTAACTTATGTTTTATATCTCAAAAAAGTGATACCAGAAATGTAAATTTTTGGTTTGTCCCTTGTCAGAATGGTAAATTTTATGTCGTAAAAGTATTAGATAAATTAAAGGAAAAAAATTAA
- the rnpA gene encoding ribonuclease P protein component produces the protein MGCLAGFESLSGSKEFSQVYKEASKWHCDACIVFYKPTNEKKIAVVASKKVGKAVVRNRAKRLLRAAFFNISSELKDGTYIIIAKNGITEILFEKICKNLSWSTKKMGCLK, from the coding sequence ATTGGCTGCTTAGCTGGTTTTGAGTCGTTAAGCGGCTCAAAAGAATTCTCTCAAGTTTATAAAGAGGCTAGCAAGTGGCACTGTGATGCTTGCATTGTTTTTTATAAACCAACAAATGAAAAAAAAATAGCAGTAGTTGCTAGTAAAAAAGTAGGAAAAGCGGTAGTTAGAAATAGAGCTAAAAGACTTTTGAGAGCCGCTTTTTTTAACATTTCTAGTGAATTAAAAGATGGCACATATATTATTATTGCAAAAAATGGAATTACAGAGATTTTATTTGAAAAAATTTGTAAAAATTTAAGTTGGTCTACAAAAAAAATGGGATGTTTAAAATGA